Sequence from the Sphingomonas suaedae genome:
ATCGCGCCATCGCCTTCGTCACCGGGCCGGACACGCATATCTCTTCGGTCGAGCGGCTGAAGGGCTATCGCGCCGCGCTCGCTGAAACGGGGATCGCGTTCGATCCGGATCTGGTTGTCGCCGGTGATTACAGCTTCGATTCGGGCCGCCGCGCCGCACGCGCTCTGCTCGACCGCGCCATGCCGCCCAGCGCGATCTTCGCCGGCAATGACGATATGGCCGCAGGCGCGCTCGCCGTCGCGCATGAGCGCGGCATCCCGGTGCCCGATCAGCTGTCGATCGCCGGGTTCGACGATTCCGACCTAGCCGCCGCGGTCTGGCCCCCGCTCACCACGGTGCGCCAGCCGGTTCATGAGCTCGCCCGCAGCGCCGCCGACCTGCTGCTCGACCCCCAGCGTCCGCGCGACCGGCTGACCTTCGACACCCGCCTCATCGCCCGCGCCAGCACCGGTCCCGCCCCGAAGGGCTAGGTCGTGTTCAGCTTCGCTGAATCGGCACCGGCCCGCTCCCCCACCCGGCCACCCATAGAATACACTGAGTGGGTGGCCGGGTGGGGGAGCGGGCCGGTGCCGCCTAACTGAAAACGACCCTCAAACTCACTCCTCCAGCGCGCGCATCGCCAGGTTCCAGCGCGCGACATTGGTCCGCGCCTCCTGCACGAAGGGCGAGCGGCGGATCAGCTCGATCACCGTATCGGCGAACCACCGCCCCGGCTGGCGCAGCGGACGGCGCAGCTGGATCAGCAGCACCACCCGCGTACCGCCGGTATCGTTCCACACCTCATGGTCCCAGGTGTCGTCGAACAGCAATGTCTCGCCCTCCGCCCAGCGGACGACGCGATCACCGACGCGCATCCGCACATCACCGTCGCGCGGGACGATCAGGCCGAGATGACAGGTCAACAGCCCCTTGGTCACCCCGCGATGCGGCGGGATGTGGGTGCCGGGAGCGAGAATCGAGAAGAACGCGCTGTTGAGTCCCGGGATGCGGCGCACCAACGAAGCGGTGACCGGGCAACGCGCGACATTCTCGTCAATCGCATAGCCATAGCCCCACAGAAAGAAAGACCGCCATTTGTTGATCGGCGCAATCGCGCGGTGATCGGGTGAGACGATCGCCAGCGAGGGCGCCGCATCCTCATGCGCCAGCGCGGTTGCCAGCGCCTCGTCGCGGATCGCCCGCCAATTGTCGCGCAGCATTTCGGTCCAGCCGAAATCCCGCACATCCAGCACCGGATCGTTGGGGACGAGCGAGAAGGCACCGATGATCCGGTCGAACGCGCCGCGCAACCGCTTGCCGACACGGATCGTCAGCGGCCGCTTGCCATGCGCTGGGCCTGGAGGATCGGCGACAGCCACAAGCGCGAGGTCCGGTGCAACGCGCGCGTCCCGCGCCACCTCCCGCTCCGTCGCCCGCGCCCCATATCGATACGCCACCTGACACCCCCATCCGCCCCACGGCCGCGACTCCGGCCGACGGCACGCCATCGGGGCTAGGGGCGCTATGGGTCCAAAACATGGCGGAACCTGCGCCAAAGCCGTGCGATCAGGGCATAATTCCGGCGGACGCGGATGGCTGGCGGCGGCGGACGAAGCGCGCTAAGTTCGTGCGCGATGGCATTGTTCCCGCGCGTAAGGCCGCTCGCCCTTCCCCTTCTCCTGTTCGCCGCTGCGCTGCCCGCGCTGGGGCAGAGCACGCCCCCGACGCCTGCGACCGAGGCCGCGCCGACCGTCGCGATCGACAAGACGCCCTGGCTCTACAAGGGCAGCGACATTGCGCACGATCCCGAATGGCGCTTCGGCACCCTGCCCAACGGGCTGCGCTATGCGGTGCGCAAGAACGGCGTACCGCCGGGGCAGGTCGCGGTGCGGCTGCGCATGGATGTCGGCTCGCTGATGGAACAGGAGTCGGAAAAGGGCTTTGCCCATCTCCTCGAACATCTCTCCTTCCGCGGCTCGTCCAAGATTCCGGACGGCGAATCGAAACGGGTGTGGCAGCGGCTCGGCGTCACCTTCGGGTCGGACAGCAACGCCAGCACCACGCCGCTGTCGACGACCTACAAGCTCGACCTGCCCGATGCGAAGGAGTCGAGCCTCGACCAATCGCTGTTCATCCTCGCCGACATGATGGCCGCGCCCGCGATCACCCCGGCGATGCTGGCCGCCGAACGCCCCGTCGTGCTCGCCGAACAGCGCGAGCGGCTGCGCCCCGAAGTCCGGTTCGAGGAAGCGCAGCGCCAGTTGCTGTTCGCCGGGCAGCGTTTCGCCGAGCGTCCGGTCATCGGTACCGTCGAGACTCTGAACGGCGCCACCGCCGACTCGGTCAAGGCGTTTCACCAGCGCTGGTATCGCCCCGAACGCGCGACGCTCATCATCGTCGGCGATCTCGATCCCGATCTCTTCGAGCGGCTGATCGTCAAGAATTTCGCGGGCTGGAAGGGCGAAGGCCCCAATCCCGAAACCCCCGATTTCGGCAAGCCCGACCCGACCAAGCCCAAGAGCGCGGCGATCGTCGAGCCGACCCTGCCCCCCGTCGTGTCGATGGCGGTGCTGCGTCCCTGGACCGTGTTCGAGGATACGGTGAAGTTCAATCAGGAGCGGATGGTCGATTTCGTCGCGATGCGGATCATCAATCGGCGGCTGGAACGGCGCGCCCGCGCGGGATCGAGCTATATCGGCGCCAGCGCGGACCTGTCCGATGCCGTCCGCTCCGCCAACATCACCTCGATCCAGGTCCTCCCGCTCGGCGAGGATTGGGAAACCGCCGTCAAGGACGTGCGCGCGGTGATCGCCGACGCGCTCGCCAATGCGCCGACCCAGGTCGAGATCGACCGCGAGGTGACCGAAATCGATGCGCAGATGCGCAATTCGATCGCCACCGCGCCGGTCACCGCAGGCACCCGCCGTGCGGACAATCTGGTGGAAGCGATCGACATCAATGAGGTCGTGACCAGCGAGCAGACCAGCTACGACATCCTCAAGGGCGCGATCGACAAAAAGATGTTCACGCCCGATCGCGTGCTCGCCTCCACCCGCCGGGTACTTCAGGGGACCGCGACCCGCGCGATCGTCACCACCCGCGCGCCCGACGCGAATATCCAGACCAAGCTGGCGGCGGTGCTGGAGGCGGACGTCTCGTCGCTCGCCGGAACCCGCGCCGCCACGCGCAACGTAACCTTCGATTCGCTTCCAAAACTGGGTACGCCGGGCAAGGTCGCGTCGCGCGCGATCGCGGTCGCCGATCCCCAGATCGAGCAGGTCCGCTTTTCCAACGGGGTCACGGGCCTGTTCTTCCGCAACGAGGGCGAGGTCGGCCGCGTCTATGTCAGCGTCCGCTTCGGCCGCGGGATGCAGGCGCTGCCCTCCAACCGTCAGACCCCGGCCTGGGCCGCGAACCTCGCGCTGCTCGCCAGCGGCATCGGCGACCTGGGGCAGGAAGAAATCGACCAGCTGACCGGCGACCGCCAGATTTCGATGGAATTCGGCATTGGCGACGATGCCTTCGTGCTTGGCGGCCAGACGTCGCCGGACGACCTGTCCGACCAGCTGCGTCTTCTCGCCGCCAAGCTCGCGGCGCCGGGATGGGACCCGAAGCCGGTCGCGCGGGCGCGCGCGATCGCGATTTCCGGCCATGCCGCGCAATCGGCGACCCCCGACGCGGTGATCGCGCGCGACCTGGAACGCCTGCTGCGCGACGGCGATCCGCGCTGGGGCATTCCCGATCTCAAGGACATCGAAAAGCTCAACGCCAAGGAT
This genomic interval carries:
- a CDS encoding aspartyl/asparaginyl beta-hydroxylase domain-containing protein, which encodes MAYRYGARATEREVARDARVAPDLALVAVADPPGPAHGKRPLTIRVGKRLRGAFDRIIGAFSLVPNDPVLDVRDFGWTEMLRDNWRAIRDEALATALAHEDAAPSLAIVSPDHRAIAPINKWRSFFLWGYGYAIDENVARCPVTASLVRRIPGLNSAFFSILAPGTHIPPHRGVTKGLLTCHLGLIVPRDGDVRMRVGDRVVRWAEGETLLFDDTWDHEVWNDTGGTRVVLLIQLRRPLRQPGRWFADTVIELIRRSPFVQEARTNVARWNLAMRALEE
- a CDS encoding M16 family metallopeptidase — protein: MALFPRVRPLALPLLLFAAALPALGQSTPPTPATEAAPTVAIDKTPWLYKGSDIAHDPEWRFGTLPNGLRYAVRKNGVPPGQVAVRLRMDVGSLMEQESEKGFAHLLEHLSFRGSSKIPDGESKRVWQRLGVTFGSDSNASTTPLSTTYKLDLPDAKESSLDQSLFILADMMAAPAITPAMLAAERPVVLAEQRERLRPEVRFEEAQRQLLFAGQRFAERPVIGTVETLNGATADSVKAFHQRWYRPERATLIIVGDLDPDLFERLIVKNFAGWKGEGPNPETPDFGKPDPTKPKSAAIVEPTLPPVVSMAVLRPWTVFEDTVKFNQERMVDFVAMRIINRRLERRARAGSSYIGASADLSDAVRSANITSIQVLPLGEDWETAVKDVRAVIADALANAPTQVEIDREVTEIDAQMRNSIATAPVTAGTRRADNLVEAIDINEVVTSEQTSYDILKGAIDKKMFTPDRVLASTRRVLQGTATRAIVTTRAPDANIQTKLAAVLEADVSSLAGTRAATRNVTFDSLPKLGTPGKVASRAIAVADPQIEQVRFSNGVTGLFFRNEGEVGRVYVSVRFGRGMQALPSNRQTPAWAANLALLASGIGDLGQEEIDQLTGDRQISMEFGIGDDAFVLGGQTSPDDLSDQLRLLAAKLAAPGWDPKPVARARAIAISGHAAQSATPDAVIARDLERLLRDGDPRWGIPDLKDIEKLNAKDFRAFWEPLLATGPIEVQVFGDIDIEKAIEAVRTSFGAMKPRRASRIVSAAVRFPDHVETPVVLRHTGQPDQAAAVIAWQAGGGAVDIGEGRKLEILAAVMRDRILDRIRSGEGVSYSPTVISQWPVGQPGGGRIIGLTLLPPDKTDLFISVAREIAADLIAKPIEFDELRRAIVPTAQMVSRRATGNPFWMQQTEGGTLDPRRLAAIPSIGTDYVQTTPQELQALAVKYLGPDKDWTMVVLPEAKK